Proteins encoded within one genomic window of Acidovorax sp. 107:
- a CDS encoding VOC family protein, with translation MNQGIGVVGVYVDDQDEALAFYVGKLGFRVHTDVRNGPYRWLTVQHPDQPGFQLGLFWPGPPIHDEATALTLRAMVAKGAMPALVLHVADCRADYARLRNLGVEFTQEPVDRYGNVDAGFRDPAGNGWKMIQLAAGGAQ, from the coding sequence ATGAACCAAGGCATTGGTGTGGTGGGCGTGTATGTGGACGACCAGGACGAGGCGCTCGCGTTTTACGTAGGTAAGCTCGGGTTTCGCGTGCACACGGACGTGCGCAACGGCCCCTACCGCTGGCTGACGGTGCAGCACCCCGACCAGCCGGGCTTTCAGCTGGGCCTGTTCTGGCCCGGCCCGCCGATCCATGATGAAGCCACAGCGCTAACTTTGCGCGCCATGGTGGCCAAAGGAGCCATGCCCGCTCTGGTGCTTCATGTTGCGGACTGCCGCGCGGACTATGCCCGACTGCGGAACTTGGGTGTGGAGTTCACACAGGAGCCCGTGGACCGGTACGGCAACGTGGACGCAGGCTTTCGCGACCCGGCGGGCAACGGCTGGAAGATGATCCAGCTTGCCGCTGGAGGTGCGCAATGA
- a CDS encoding LysR family transcriptional regulator, with translation MRNLNLDQLQTLIAIADLGTFAAAAQALHLAPPTVSMHIKELESRLGAELVVRGRRQADLTPAGEVLVREGRQLLLASDDLVERVRRRASGREGMVRVGVSAGVSTRLLPRMLEALAARSPGVEIRLEAVGSAESMQRLKAGTLDIAIVASPQPPLAEVRQTPWRNDPMVALLPAAWEAPEHIGPDWLASRRWASFAPATQMHGLIANWFGQAGHHPRPFLALSYPGALKSLAVASQCAALLPMEEVEDLQGTPGVQICPLQPPLMRPMAVAHRHQPPPSPAVEGVLELLAEFAGLAE, from the coding sequence ATGCGTAACCTCAACCTCGACCAGCTGCAGACCCTGATCGCCATCGCCGACCTGGGCACCTTTGCTGCTGCGGCCCAGGCGCTGCACTTGGCGCCGCCCACAGTCAGCATGCACATCAAGGAACTGGAATCGCGCCTGGGCGCCGAGCTGGTGGTGCGCGGGCGGCGCCAGGCCGACCTCACCCCCGCAGGCGAAGTGCTGGTGCGCGAAGGCCGCCAGCTGCTACTGGCCAGTGATGACCTCGTGGAACGCGTGCGGCGCCGTGCCTCTGGCCGCGAAGGCATGGTGCGGGTGGGCGTGTCGGCGGGGGTCAGCACCCGGCTGCTGCCGCGCATGCTGGAGGCGCTGGCGGCGCGCAGCCCGGGTGTGGAAATCCGCCTGGAGGCCGTGGGCTCGGCCGAGTCGATGCAGCGGCTCAAAGCGGGCACGCTGGACATCGCCATCGTCGCCAGCCCCCAGCCGCCGCTGGCCGAGGTGCGGCAGACCCCGTGGCGCAACGACCCCATGGTGGCCCTGCTGCCCGCCGCGTGGGAGGCACCCGAGCACATCGGCCCCGACTGGCTGGCCAGCCGTCGCTGGGCCTCGTTTGCGCCCGCCACGCAAATGCACGGGCTGATCGCCAACTGGTTTGGCCAGGCGGGGCACCACCCGCGCCCGTTTCTGGCGCTGAGCTACCCCGGCGCCCTCAAAAGCCTGGCCGTGGCCAGCCAGTGCGCCGCCTTGCTGCCGATGGAAGAGGTGGAAGACCTGCAGGGCACGCCCGGTGTGCAGATCTGCCCCCTGCAGCCGCCGCTGATGCGCCCCATGGCCGTGGCCCACCGGCACCAGCCGCCGCCCTCCCCGGCAGTGGAGGGCGTGCTGGAGTTGCTGGCGGAATTTGCGGGCCTCGCAGAGTGA
- the mog gene encoding molybdopterin adenylyltransferase — protein MSEAIHDAVKIGIVSVSDRASTGVYEDKGLPALQDWLTRALRNPISFESRLIPDEQAGISATLIELVNAGCSLVLTTGGTGPALRDVTPEATLAVAHKEMPGFGEQMRQISLKFVPTAILSRQVAVVRDRSLIINLPGQPKAIAETLEGLKDAEGKQIVPGIFAAVPYCVDLIGGPYMETRDEVCKAFRPKTAIRAPRAA, from the coding sequence ATGAGTGAAGCCATCCACGATGCCGTCAAGATTGGCATCGTTTCCGTCAGCGACCGCGCCAGCACCGGCGTCTATGAAGACAAGGGCCTGCCCGCGCTGCAGGACTGGCTCACCCGTGCGCTGCGCAACCCCATCAGCTTCGAGTCGCGCCTGATCCCCGACGAGCAAGCGGGCATCAGCGCCACACTGATCGAACTGGTCAACGCGGGCTGCAGCCTGGTGCTGACGACCGGCGGCACCGGCCCTGCCCTGCGCGACGTGACGCCCGAGGCCACACTGGCCGTGGCGCACAAGGAGATGCCGGGCTTTGGCGAGCAAATGCGCCAGATCAGCCTCAAGTTTGTACCCACCGCCATCCTCTCGCGCCAGGTGGCCGTGGTGCGCGACCGGAGCCTCATCATCAACCTGCCCGGCCAGCCCAAGGCGATTGCCGAGACGTTGGAAGGGCTGAAAGATGCCGAAGGCAAACAGATCGTGCCGGGCATCTTTGCCGCCGTGCCGTACTGCGTGGACCTGATCGGCGGGCCGTACATGGAAACACGCGACGAGGTCTGCAAGGCGTTCCGGCCCAAGACGGCCATCCGCGCACCACGCGCGGCCTGA
- a CDS encoding tartrate dehydrogenase: MTSSAPAKTYRIALIAGDGIGKEVMPEGLRVVQAAAARFGIALETTAIDWASSDYYATHGKMMPDDWKAQLSGMDAIFFGAVGWPATVPDHISLWGSLLKFRREFDQYINLRPVRLFEGVPCPLAGRKPGDIDYYVVRENTEGEYTSLGGVMYEGTDREIVIQESVYSRHGANRLLKFAFDLAQARAKKHVTLATKSNGIAISMPWWDQRADDVAKGYPEVTLDKQHIDILTARFVLQPGRFDVVAATNLFGDILSDLGPATTGTIGLAPSANLNPERSFPSLFEPVHGSAPDIYGKNIANPIAMIWSGALMLDFLTQGQGAGRQAHDAIVTAIEEVIKSGPRTPDLGGTASTTQVGEAIAARVAGN; encoded by the coding sequence ATGACCTCTTCCGCCCCCGCCAAAACCTACCGCATCGCCCTCATCGCCGGAGACGGCATTGGCAAGGAGGTGATGCCCGAAGGCCTGCGCGTGGTGCAGGCCGCCGCAGCGCGTTTTGGCATTGCGCTCGAAACCACTGCCATCGACTGGGCCAGCTCCGACTACTACGCCACCCACGGAAAAATGATGCCCGACGACTGGAAGGCCCAGCTGTCAGGCATGGACGCCATCTTCTTCGGCGCCGTCGGCTGGCCCGCCACCGTGCCCGACCACATCTCGCTGTGGGGTTCGCTGCTCAAGTTCCGCCGCGAATTCGACCAGTACATCAATCTGCGCCCTGTGCGCTTGTTCGAGGGCGTGCCCTGCCCCCTGGCCGGTCGCAAGCCCGGCGACATCGACTACTACGTGGTGCGCGAGAACACCGAGGGTGAATACACCTCGCTGGGTGGCGTGATGTACGAAGGCACCGACCGCGAGATCGTGATCCAGGAATCCGTTTACTCCCGCCACGGTGCCAACCGCCTCTTGAAGTTCGCGTTCGACCTGGCCCAGGCCCGCGCCAAGAAACACGTGACCCTGGCCACCAAGAGCAACGGCATCGCCATCAGCATGCCCTGGTGGGACCAGCGCGCGGACGACGTGGCCAAGGGCTACCCCGAGGTCACGCTGGACAAGCAGCACATCGACATCCTCACCGCCCGCTTTGTGCTGCAGCCGGGCCGATTCGACGTGGTGGCTGCGACCAACCTGTTTGGCGACATCCTGAGCGACCTGGGCCCCGCCACCACCGGCACCATTGGCCTCGCCCCTTCGGCCAACCTGAACCCCGAGCGCTCCTTCCCCAGCCTGTTCGAGCCCGTGCATGGCTCGGCACCCGACATCTACGGCAAAAACATCGCCAATCCGATTGCCATGATCTGGTCGGGTGCGCTGATGCTGGACTTCCTCACGCAGGGCCAGGGCGCGGGGCGGCAGGCGCATGACGCCATCGTCACGGCCATCGAAGAGGTCATCAAAAGCGGCCCGCGCACGCCAGACCTGGGCGGCACGGCCAGCACCACGCAGGTGGGCGAGGCGATTGCGGCACGGGTGGCGGGGAACTGA
- the cysE gene encoding serine O-acetyltransferase gives MLARLRSDIQCILDRDPAARSTWEVITCYPGLHAIWLHRPAHWCWHHGLKWLGRFISHFARWFTGIEIHPGAKIGERVFFDHAMGVVVGETAEIGDGCTIYQGVTLGGTSLYKGAKRHPTLGRDVVVSAGAKVLGGFEVGDGAKIGSNAVVIKPVPAGATAVGIPARIIPSKEGQSADVTEPQPSRKFTAYGITQEDDPLSQAMRGLIDNASSQEHQIALLWQAIEKLSAANHQAKDCVPCDAAIKEQFEAGKLNELVGK, from the coding sequence ATGCTCGCCCGCCTGCGCTCCGATATCCAGTGCATCCTCGACCGCGATCCTGCCGCGCGCAGCACGTGGGAGGTGATCACCTGTTATCCGGGCCTGCATGCGATCTGGTTGCACCGCCCGGCCCACTGGTGCTGGCACCATGGGCTCAAGTGGCTGGGTCGCTTCATCTCGCACTTTGCACGCTGGTTCACGGGCATCGAGATCCACCCCGGCGCCAAGATCGGAGAGCGCGTGTTCTTCGACCATGCCATGGGCGTGGTGGTGGGCGAGACCGCAGAGATCGGCGACGGCTGCACCATCTACCAGGGCGTGACGCTGGGTGGCACCTCGCTGTACAAAGGCGCCAAACGCCATCCCACCCTGGGCCGCGACGTGGTGGTGAGCGCGGGTGCCAAGGTGCTGGGTGGCTTCGAAGTGGGCGACGGTGCCAAGATCGGCAGCAATGCCGTGGTCATCAAGCCCGTGCCTGCAGGTGCTACGGCGGTGGGCATCCCGGCGCGCATCATCCCCTCCAAGGAAGGCCAGAGCGCCGACGTGACCGAGCCCCAGCCGTCGCGCAAATTCACTGCCTATGGCATCACGCAGGAGGACGACCCGCTCTCGCAGGCCATGCGGGGGTTGATCGACAACGCCTCATCGCAAGAGCACCAGATCGCGCTGTTGTGGCAGGCCATTGAAAAGCTCTCGGCCGCCAATCACCAGGCCAAGGACTGTGTGCCGTGCGATGCGGCCATCAAGGAGCAGTTCGAGGCAGGCAAGCTTAACGAGCTGGTGGGCAAATAG
- a CDS encoding inositol monophosphatase family protein produces MSSTLHPMLNVAIKAARAAGAIINRAALDVESVRISQKQINDFVTEVDHASEKIIIETLLTAYPGHGILAEESGKEYGAKDSEFVWIIDPLDGTTNFIHGFPVYCISIALAVKGKVEQAVVYDPTRNDLFTATKGRGAYLNERRIRVSKRTQLKDCLISTGFPFRPGDNFKSYLNMMADVMQRTAGLRRPGAAALDLAYVAAGFTDGFFETGLSIWDVAAGSLLVTEAGGLVGNFTGEADFLEQRECLAGNPRVYGQLVPVLGKYSKFASAGDKAAVRQAGAADAPATDTPDADEGADAAEPTAPQADNTAKGEDAPF; encoded by the coding sequence ATGTCGTCTACTCTGCACCCCATGCTCAACGTGGCCATCAAGGCTGCACGCGCCGCCGGCGCCATCATCAACCGCGCGGCCCTGGACGTGGAATCGGTGCGGATCTCGCAAAAGCAGATCAATGACTTTGTGACCGAGGTGGACCACGCCTCCGAAAAGATCATCATCGAGACGCTGCTGACGGCATACCCCGGCCACGGCATCCTGGCCGAAGAGTCGGGCAAGGAATACGGCGCCAAGGATTCGGAATTCGTCTGGATCATCGACCCGCTGGACGGCACCACCAACTTCATCCACGGCTTCCCCGTGTACTGCATCAGCATCGCGCTGGCCGTGAAGGGCAAGGTGGAGCAGGCCGTCGTGTACGACCCCACCCGCAACGACCTGTTCACCGCCACCAAGGGCCGTGGCGCCTACCTGAACGAGCGCCGCATCCGCGTGAGCAAGCGTACCCAGCTCAAGGACTGCCTGATCTCCACCGGCTTCCCCTTCCGCCCGGGCGACAACTTCAAGAGCTACCTGAACATGATGGCCGACGTGATGCAGCGCACCGCCGGCCTGCGCCGCCCCGGTGCCGCCGCGCTGGACCTGGCCTACGTGGCTGCGGGCTTCACCGATGGTTTCTTTGAAACCGGCCTGTCGATCTGGGACGTGGCTGCGGGCTCGCTGCTGGTGACCGAGGCCGGCGGTCTGGTGGGCAATTTCACGGGCGAGGCCGACTTCCTGGAGCAGCGCGAGTGCCTGGCGGGCAACCCCCGCGTATACGGCCAGCTGGTTCCCGTCCTGGGCAAGTACAGCAAATTTGCGAGTGCTGGCGACAAGGCGGCGGTGCGGCAGGCGGGTGCGGCTGATGCGCCTGCCACCGACACCCCGGACGCCGATGAAGGCGCTGATGCAGCGGAACCCACTGCACCGCAAGCCGACAACACCGCCAAGGGCGAAGACGCGCCGTTCTGA
- the yjgA gene encoding ribosome biogenesis factor YjgA: MSRKPKKGYFVRGQFVAEGSELDIQLKAELKGTPDASRTDLKRESDELQDLGKELLNLRADLFDALGLPDKLVEALAEAKRITNFEGKRRQMQYVGKLMRKLEPELVQAARQALEEQHKGSATEKLQLHLAEQWRDRLIADDDTLAAWMAEHPTTDTQQLRALIRQARRDAQPAGKEANVQVSQGLAPRKGRAYRELFQLVREHLGGTGTADASDTDEDNDDE; encoded by the coding sequence ATGTCACGCAAACCCAAAAAAGGCTACTTTGTGCGAGGCCAGTTCGTTGCCGAAGGCAGCGAACTGGACATTCAGCTCAAGGCCGAACTCAAAGGCACGCCCGATGCCAGCCGCACCGATCTCAAGCGCGAGAGCGACGAACTGCAGGACCTGGGCAAAGAGCTTTTGAACCTGCGCGCCGACCTGTTCGACGCCTTGGGCCTGCCCGACAAGCTGGTGGAGGCGCTGGCCGAGGCCAAGCGCATCACCAACTTTGAAGGCAAGCGCCGCCAGATGCAGTACGTGGGCAAGCTCATGCGCAAGCTCGAACCCGAGCTGGTGCAAGCCGCCCGCCAGGCCCTGGAAGAGCAGCACAAGGGCTCTGCCACCGAAAAGCTGCAGCTGCACCTGGCCGAACAATGGCGCGACCGCCTGATCGCCGATGACGACACGCTGGCCGCCTGGATGGCCGAGCACCCCACCACCGACACACAGCAGCTGCGCGCGCTGATCCGCCAGGCGCGCAGGGACGCACAGCCCGCAGGCAAAGAGGCCAATGTCCAGGTCTCGCAAGGCCTGGCGCCCCGCAAGGGCCGTGCGTACCGCGAGCTGTTCCAGCTGGTGCGCGAGCACCTGGGCGGCACCGGCACGGCAGACGCCAGCGACACCGACGAGGACAACGACGATGAGTGA
- the wrbA gene encoding NAD(P)H:quinone oxidoreductase, with the protein MSKVLVLYYSTYGHIETMAQAVADGARSAGATVDVKRVPETVPEDIAKGAHFKLNQSAGVATVAELEGYDAIIVGAPTRFGRMPSQMAAFLDQAGGLWARGALNGKVGGAFTSTATQHGGQEVTLFSIITNLMHFGMTIVGLPYSYQGQMTLDEVVGGSPYGATTIAGGQGQRQPSTLELDGARFQGKLIAETANKLFP; encoded by the coding sequence ATGTCGAAAGTTCTGGTTCTTTACTATTCCACCTACGGCCACATTGAAACCATGGCCCAGGCCGTGGCCGATGGGGCGCGCTCTGCGGGTGCTACCGTCGATGTCAAGCGGGTGCCAGAGACTGTGCCTGAAGACATTGCCAAGGGCGCGCATTTCAAGCTGAACCAGTCTGCTGGTGTGGCCACCGTGGCGGAGCTGGAGGGCTATGACGCCATCATCGTCGGTGCGCCCACCCGTTTTGGCCGCATGCCTTCGCAGATGGCTGCATTTCTCGATCAGGCGGGTGGTCTGTGGGCACGCGGTGCGCTCAACGGCAAGGTGGGAGGCGCGTTTACCTCCACAGCCACCCAGCACGGTGGGCAGGAGGTCACGCTGTTCTCCATCATCACCAATCTGATGCACTTCGGGATGACGATTGTGGGCTTGCCCTACAGCTACCAGGGGCAGATGACTCTGGATGAGGTCGTTGGCGGAAGCCCCTATGGCGCCACCACGATTGCGGGCGGCCAGGGCCAGCGCCAGCCCAGCACCCTGGAGCTGGACGGTGCACGTTTTCAGGGCAAGTTGATCGCTGAAACCGCGAACAAGCTGTTTCCCTGA
- a CDS encoding two-component system response regulator, with translation MDNAPFASSPATLVDKPIATVLVVDDTPENLTLMGSLLREHYLVKVANHGEKALKIAQSGTPPDLILLDIMMPEVDGYEVCRRLKASPATRDIPVIFLTARSDTDDERMGLALGAVDYITKPISPPILLARVNTHLALKATADFLRDKSAYLEREVAMRTLEVQAIQDVTIMAMTSLAETRDNETGNHIRRTQLYVKTLAERLRHHPRFEHVLNDRMIELLYKSAPLHDIGKIGIPDSILLKPGKLTVEEFEVMKTHTTLGRNAIDEAERRLGMRVAFLSVSKEIAYSHQEKWDGSGYPQGLAGDAIPVSARLMAVADVYDALISKRVYKPAFSHDQACSTIVRGKGTHFDPDMVDAFVDIAEDFRSIAQKYPDPA, from the coding sequence ATGGACAACGCGCCTTTTGCCTCCAGCCCGGCGACCTTGGTTGACAAGCCGATTGCCACCGTGCTCGTGGTGGACGACACGCCCGAGAACCTCACCCTCATGGGCAGCCTGCTGCGCGAGCACTACCTGGTCAAGGTGGCCAACCACGGCGAGAAGGCGCTCAAGATTGCGCAGTCGGGCACGCCACCCGACCTGATCCTGCTGGACATCATGATGCCCGAGGTGGACGGCTACGAGGTGTGCCGCCGCCTCAAGGCCTCGCCCGCCACGCGTGACATTCCGGTGATCTTTCTCACGGCGCGTTCCGACACCGACGACGAGCGCATGGGCCTGGCCCTGGGGGCCGTGGACTACATTACCAAGCCCATCAGCCCGCCCATCCTGCTGGCGCGCGTCAACACGCATCTGGCGCTCAAGGCCACGGCTGACTTCCTGCGCGACAAAAGCGCCTATCTGGAGCGCGAGGTTGCCATGCGCACGCTGGAGGTGCAGGCCATCCAGGACGTGACCATCATGGCCATGACCTCGCTGGCTGAAACGCGCGACAACGAAACCGGCAACCACATCCGCCGTACTCAGCTGTACGTGAAGACGCTGGCCGAGCGCCTGCGCCACCACCCCCGTTTCGAGCATGTGCTCAACGACCGCATGATCGAGCTGCTCTACAAGTCGGCGCCGCTGCACGACATCGGCAAGATCGGCATCCCTGACAGCATCCTGCTCAAGCCCGGCAAGCTCACGGTGGAAGAGTTCGAGGTCATGAAGACCCATACCACGCTGGGCCGCAACGCCATTGACGAGGCCGAGCGGCGCCTGGGCATGCGCGTGGCATTCTTGAGCGTGTCCAAGGAGATTGCCTACAGCCACCAGGAAAAGTGGGACGGCTCAGGCTACCCGCAGGGCCTGGCGGGCGATGCCATCCCGGTGTCGGCCCGGCTGATGGCCGTGGCCGACGTGTACGACGCGCTCATCAGCAAGCGCGTGTACAAACCCGCGTTTTCGCACGACCAGGCCTGCAGCACCATCGTGCGGGGCAAGGGTACGCACTTCGACCCCGACATGGTGGATGCGTTTGTCGACATTGCGGAAGACTTCCGCAGCATTGCGCAGAAGTACCCCGACCCGGCGTAG
- a CDS encoding VOC family protein, whose translation MLSDSSVTTMLPVMDMDRARAFYEGCLGLRPGGFRPDGKFVYAVGGSTLALFPKPEGTKADHTAISFLVADIAAAIEALKRAQVVFEDYDFPGLKTVNHVCVLGAEKAAWFKDTEGNYLCLHEDIAT comes from the coding sequence ATGTTGTCCGATTCCTCCGTAACCACCATGCTGCCCGTGATGGACATGGACCGCGCCCGCGCCTTCTACGAGGGCTGCCTGGGCCTGAGGCCCGGCGGCTTCCGGCCCGATGGCAAGTTTGTCTATGCCGTAGGGGGCAGCACGCTGGCGCTGTTCCCCAAACCGGAAGGCACCAAGGCCGACCACACGGCCATCAGCTTTCTGGTGGCCGACATCGCCGCCGCCATCGAGGCGCTGAAACGCGCCCAGGTGGTCTTTGAGGACTACGACTTCCCCGGCCTCAAGACCGTGAACCATGTGTGCGTGCTGGGCGCCGAGAAGGCCGCGTGGTTCAAGGACACCGAGGGCAACTACCTCTGCCTGCACGAGGACATTGCCACCTAG
- a CDS encoding RNA methyltransferase, giving the protein MKTRFVLINTSHAGNVGAAARAMKTMGFDDLVLVAPRWANVLRREETIQRASGALDVLNNARIVATLDEALDGMSHLCATAMTPRDFGPPTAAPRAHFEMLLKSELLRYETPALEPENPQNPGEESPADPGAAPQAGVAFLFGSERFGMTNEDVYRCHVALSIPTNPSFGSLNLGAAIQVIAYEWRQALGGFAVQDATPPRALADAAQVAGMLGHWEQALTSIGFLDPAAPKKLMPRLNQLFNRAQLSPEEIHILRGVAKAMIETAQAKR; this is encoded by the coding sequence ATGAAGACCCGTTTTGTCCTGATCAATACCAGCCATGCCGGCAATGTGGGCGCCGCCGCCCGCGCCATGAAAACCATGGGGTTTGACGACCTGGTGCTGGTCGCCCCACGCTGGGCCAACGTGCTGCGGCGCGAGGAGACCATCCAGCGCGCCAGCGGCGCCCTCGATGTGCTGAACAACGCGCGCATCGTCGCCACGCTGGACGAAGCCTTGGACGGCATGAGCCACCTGTGCGCCACGGCCATGACGCCGCGTGACTTCGGCCCGCCCACGGCAGCACCGCGCGCGCACTTTGAAATGCTATTGAAAAGTGAGCTGCTCAGGTATGAAACACCGGCGCTAGAGCCTGAAAACCCTCAAAACCCAGGTGAGGAATCTCCTGCAGACCCTGGCGCGGCGCCGCAAGCCGGTGTGGCCTTTCTCTTCGGCTCCGAGCGGTTTGGCATGACCAACGAAGACGTGTACCGCTGCCACGTGGCCCTCTCCATCCCCACGAACCCGAGCTTTGGCTCGCTCAACCTGGGCGCGGCCATCCAGGTGATCGCCTACGAATGGCGCCAGGCGCTGGGCGGTTTTGCGGTGCAGGATGCGACGCCGCCGCGCGCGCTGGCCGATGCGGCGCAGGTGGCGGGCATGCTGGGCCACTGGGAGCAGGCGCTCACATCCATCGGTTTTCTGGACCCGGCCGCGCCCAAGAAGCTCATGCCCCGCCTTAACCAGCTTTTCAACCGCGCGCAGCTGAGCCCTGAGGAAATCCACATCTTGAGAGGTGTCGCCAAAGCCATGATCGAGACGGCGCAGGCGAAACGATAG
- the pmbA gene encoding metalloprotease PmbA, with protein sequence MNKPSHRAPRTPGALAAAPAAATSRTPDSGFSYSRPFFEGLVDRALAHAKKLGATDAGAEASEGCGLSVSVRKGELENVERNRDKSLGVTVYIGHRRGNASTSDFSDKAIEQTVQAAYDIARFTAEDPVAGLPDADDIAPQETHRDLQLFHPWAITSEEAAEMAKACEAAAFKTHRRITNSEGAGVSAQQSHFFSAHTRGFRGGYASSRHSFSVAPIASLPGKNAEMQRDAWYSSMRNAAELASPEAVGRYAAQRALSRLGSRKIPTTQCPVLFESTLAAGLLGGFVQAISGGSLYRKSSFLLDSLGKMVFPKHIDILEDPFILGGKGSSPFDEEGVRVAPRKVVQGGRVQGYFLSSYSARKLGMKTTGNAGGSHNLTLTSRLTQASDDLDAMLQKLGTGLFVVELMGQGVNYVTGDYSRGASGFWVENGKIAYPVHEITIAGNLKDMLKGIEAVGSDAYNYGAKTVGSILVNRMKVAGS encoded by the coding sequence ATGAACAAACCCTCCCACCGCGCCCCGCGCACCCCCGGCGCGCTGGCCGCCGCGCCCGCAGCTGCCACCTCTCGCACCCCTGACAGCGGCTTCAGCTACAGCCGCCCGTTCTTTGAAGGCCTGGTGGACCGCGCCCTGGCCCACGCCAAAAAGCTCGGCGCCACCGACGCGGGCGCCGAGGCCTCCGAGGGGTGCGGCCTGTCTGTCAGCGTGCGCAAGGGCGAGCTGGAGAACGTGGAGCGCAACCGCGACAAGTCGCTGGGCGTGACGGTGTACATCGGCCACCGCCGGGGCAATGCCAGCACATCCGACTTCTCGGACAAGGCCATCGAGCAGACCGTGCAAGCAGCCTACGACATTGCCCGCTTCACGGCCGAAGACCCCGTGGCCGGCCTGCCGGACGCCGACGACATCGCCCCCCAGGAAACGCACCGCGACCTGCAACTCTTCCACCCCTGGGCCATCACCAGCGAAGAAGCCGCGGAGATGGCCAAGGCCTGCGAGGCCGCGGCTTTCAAGACCCACCGCCGCATCACCAACAGTGAAGGCGCGGGCGTGTCGGCCCAGCAAAGTCATTTCTTCAGCGCCCACACGCGCGGCTTTCGCGGTGGCTATGCCAGCTCGCGCCACAGCTTCTCGGTGGCCCCCATCGCCTCGCTGCCTGGCAAGAATGCCGAGATGCAGCGTGACGCCTGGTACAGCTCCATGCGCAACGCCGCCGAGTTGGCCTCGCCTGAGGCCGTGGGCCGCTACGCTGCGCAGCGCGCGCTGAGCCGTCTGGGCAGTCGCAAGATCCCCACCACCCAATGCCCGGTGCTGTTCGAATCCACCCTGGCCGCTGGCCTGCTGGGCGGTTTTGTGCAGGCCATCAGTGGTGGCTCGCTGTACCGCAAGAGCAGCTTCTTGCTCGACTCGCTGGGCAAGATGGTGTTCCCCAAGCACATCGACATCCTCGAAGACCCGTTCATCTTGGGCGGTAAGGGCAGCTCGCCGTTTGACGAGGAAGGCGTGCGCGTGGCGCCGCGCAAGGTGGTGCAGGGCGGCCGCGTGCAGGGCTATTTCCTCTCCAGCTACTCGGCCCGCAAGCTGGGCATGAAGACCACGGGCAACGCCGGGGGCTCGCACAACCTCACCCTGACCTCGCGCCTGACACAAGCCAGCGACGACCTGGATGCCATGCTGCAAAAGTTGGGCACGGGCCTGTTTGTGGTGGAGCTGATGGGCCAGGGCGTGAACTACGTGACCGGCGACTACTCGCGCGGCGCGAGCGGCTTCTGGGTCGAGAACGGCAAGATCGCCTACCCCGTGCACGAGATCACCATCGCGGGCAATCTCAAGGACATGCTCAAGGGCATCGAGGCCGTGGGCTCGGATGCCTACAACTACGGCGCCAAGACCGTGGGATCGATTCTGGTGAACCGCATGAAGGTGGCGGGGAGCTGA
- a CDS encoding helix-turn-helix transcriptional regulator: MDAASHEAWPVQRLAEVSGVSEAHFARSFRQAFGIPPHRYLLTRRIEQATTLLRDTDLPIIEIAFATGWESLGTFGRTFRDITGQSPSAVRLQAQATVAPLNKVPACVLKATQRPDLTTAVSEKRRRQAAGTKPTSATNQEI; this comes from the coding sequence ATGGACGCCGCGTCGCACGAGGCCTGGCCGGTGCAGCGGCTGGCCGAGGTCAGCGGCGTCTCCGAGGCGCATTTCGCCCGATCCTTCCGGCAGGCCTTTGGCATTCCGCCACACCGTTACCTGCTGACTCGCCGTATCGAGCAGGCCACCACGCTGCTGCGTGATACGGACTTGCCCATCATCGAGATCGCGTTTGCCACCGGCTGGGAAAGCCTGGGCACCTTTGGGCGCACCTTCCGTGATATCACCGGGCAGAGCCCCAGTGCGGTGCGCCTGCAGGCCCAGGCCACGGTTGCCCCCCTGAACAAGGTGCCCGCCTGCGTGTTGAAGGCCACGCAGCGTCCCGACCTCACCACCGCAGTTTCGGAGAAGCGCCGCCGCCAGGCCGCAGGTACAAAGCCGACATCAGCAACAAACCAGGAGATCTGA